One window from the genome of Salvia splendens isolate huo1 chromosome 9, SspV2, whole genome shotgun sequence encodes:
- the LOC121749773 gene encoding peptidyl-prolyl cis-trans isomerase CYP21-1-like yields MRRDISVLIQPKILLLFAVALVLIFLFLAFSPQEVAGPEEVYEITHRVFLDVDVDKQRVGRITIGLYGQVVPKTVENFRALCTGEMGKAPNGKVLHYNGTPFHRIIPGFMIQGGDIVSGDGKGNQSIYGGTFRDENFKLKHSHPGVVSMVNSGPDSNGSQFFITTVKTYWLDNEHVVFGKVIDGMDAVYAIEGGAGTYSGKPRKKVIIVDSGEIPKGKWDEDNRASTT; encoded by the exons ATGAGGCGGGATATCTCAGTGTTGATTCAGCCTAAAATTTTGCTGCTTTTCGCTGTGGCTTTGGTTCTCATCTTTCTCTTCCTTGCATTTTCGCCACAG GAGGTTGCTGGACCAGAGGAGGTATATGAAATCACTCATAGAGTATTTTTGGATGTTGACGTCGACAAGCAACGTGTAG GGCGGATAACTATTGGATTATATGGTCAAGTTGTGCCAAAGACTGTGG AGAATTTCAGGGCTTTGTGTACAG GGGAGATGGGTAAAGCCCCCAATGGGAAAGTTCTACACTACAATGGAACTCCATTTCATCGTATTATACCCGGATTCATGATTCAAGGTGGAGACATTGTTTCTGGAGACGGGAAAGGAAACCAATCTATATACGGTGGTACCTTCCGTGATGAGAATTTCAAGCTGAAGCACTCGCATCCAG GTGTGGTGTCCATGGTGAATTCTGGGCCTGATTCCAATGGTTCACAGTTTTTCATTACAACGGTCAAGACATACTG GTTGGATAATGAGCATGTTGTTTTTGGCAAAGTCATTGACGGCATGGATGCTGTATATGCCATCGAGGGAGGTGCGGGAACATATAGTGGGAAGCCTAGAAAGAAGGTTATCATCGTAGATTCTGGGGAGATACCGAAGGGCAAGTGGGATGAAGATAATCGGGCTTCGACAACATGA
- the LOC121748057 gene encoding dirigent protein 1-like has translation MHTDERREVTRLRFYLHDFIGGDSPTVWAVARCNLTDVLPYKFGKFLVLDNLVTSAPGLDSPEVGRLQGTVVMVLNLVLTKGEYEGSTLSILGRNPLTHEAREVSIVGGTAAFRMATGYILTSTYFKDPAGVCNVYEYDAVVYHTNRNVLLSHRR, from the coding sequence ATGCATACCGACGAAAGGAGGGAGGTCACGCGCCTCCGCTTCTACCTCCACGACTTCATCGGCGGGGACAGCCCCACCGTGTGGGCGGTGGCGCGTTGCAACCTAACCGATGTCCTCCCGTACAAGTTCGGCAAGTTTCTCGTGCTCGACAACCTCGTGACCTCGGCCCCTGGCCTCGATTCCCCCGAGGTCGGTCGCCTGCAGGGGACCGTGGTGATGGTCTTGAACCTCGTACTCACCAAGGGCGAGTACGAGGGGAGCACGCTCAGCATTCTCGGGCGGAACCCCCTGACCCATGAGGCCAGGGAGGTATCGATCGTGGGTGGCACTGCCGCGTTTAGGATGGCCACCGGTTACATTCTCACGAGTACTTATTTCAAAGACCCCGCCGGTGTTTGTAATGTGTACGAGTACGATGCGGTTGTGTATCATACGAATCGTAATGTTTTGTTATCGCATCGCCGATGA
- the LOC121749699 gene encoding actin-depolymerizing factor 5-like, with protein MAMAFKMATMGMRVTDECKNSFMEMKWKKVSRYIVFKIDEGSKRLTVDKVGAAGEGYDEMAAALPNDDCRYAVFDFDFVSVDNCRKSKIFFIAWAPTASRIRAKILYATSKDGLRRALDGIHYELQATDPTEMGFDLIKERVK; from the exons ATGGCGATGGCTTTCAAGATG GCGACGATGGGGATGCGAGTGACGGATGAGTGCAAAAACTCGTTCATGGAGATGAAGTGGAAGAAGGTGTCGAGGTACATCGTGTTTAAGATCGACGAAGGCTCGAAGCGACTGACGGTGGACAAGGTCGGCGCCGCCGGGGAGGGCTACGACGAGATGGCGGCCGCCTTGCCGAACGACGACTGCCGCTACGCCGTCTTCGATTTCGACTTCGTCTCCGTCGACAACTGCCGCAAGAGCAAGATCTTCTTCATCGCCTG GGCCCCAACAGCATCAAGAATAAGGGCAAAAATATTGTACGCAACATCCAAAGATGGATTGAGGAGGGCATTGGATGGAATTCATTATGAATTGCAAGCCACTGATCCAACTGAGATGGGGTTCGATCTCATAAAGGAAAGAGTTAAATAg